One genomic region from Chiloscyllium plagiosum isolate BGI_BamShark_2017 chromosome 21, ASM401019v2, whole genome shotgun sequence encodes:
- the LOC122560923 gene encoding tetra-peptide repeat homeobox protein 1-like: MSQTHVNRLFPGPGSYPGLVRPLFPGPGSYPGLVRPLFPGPGSYPGLVRPLFPGPYPGLSQTPVPRPRPLSRVKSVSSPQPKAQAPAPNCLRTPGRGKEVAPVTDESDPPPARGRRDAGRWSQAPLPARPLARSPFTPPEPGPGAARPPF, translated from the exons ATGTCCCAGACTCATGTAAACAGACTGTTCCCAGGCCCAGGCTCCTATCCCGG GTTAGTCAGACCCCTGTTCCCAGGCCCAGGCTCCTATCCCGG GTTAGTCAGACCCCTGTTCCCAGGCCCAGGCTCCTATCCCGGGTTAGTCAGACCCCTGTTCCCAGGCCCCTATCCCGGGTTAAGTCAGACCCCTGTTCCTAGGCCCAGGCCCCTATCCCGGGTTAAGTCAGTCTCTTCCCCCCAACCCAAGGCCCAGGCTCCTGCGCCGAACTGTCTCAGGACCCCCGGGAGGGGGAAGGAGGTGGCTCCTGTCACGGACGAATCGGACCCTCCCCCGGCCCGCGGCCGACGTGACGCTGGTCGCTGGTCGCAGGCCCCGCTCCCCGCTCGCCCGCTCGCTCGCTCGCCCTTCACTCCGCCAGAACCAGGGCCCGGAGCCGCTCGGCCGCCATTTTGA
- the LOC122560372 gene encoding mucin-2-like, with protein sequence MSSEGSRQNGQHSGSEEGEGDRDPPLTTPTPTPTLTLNLSVNPCPSPTPTHTFDPIIHPIPTVNPTFDPATTPTANPAADANPTFDPATTPTANPAADANPTFDPATSPTANPAFDPATTPEANPIFDNTAPTADANPVFDPATTPAANTTFDPTTPTANPIFDASTTPNANSTFDPTAIPTANANSTFGPITASTTNVNRTFNPATDPTFNLTPTQNTYQTNLIPTQTTDSHQTSDLTTTPTANTNPDFDIVTTRTNNPFFNPTTISTIFTSPIFDFSPTLDTIAVPVYDTTTIPDSIPFPFFDLHETSDANAIPTFDLNTTQDAIAVPFYDPVTTPDSITTPFFNSDATPDANASSTFDTSASPDTNANPTLDPNTTPDTKAIAALNPTTNQSTCTIPTINTATAPPTDPTQIHLPDIHCLANFPTAPTSGLKSITRPDSEGLRTFGLGTTPPTNASQAHEPHLHSLTNHATHDATSHDPTSTSDAHEVPPSKPTPILTRFLHPSSGHSRGGIPTFDPGKSPTTWV encoded by the exons ATGAGC TCGGAGGGTAGCCGCCAAAATGGGCAACACAGCGGCAGTGAGGAAGGTGAAGGTGACCGTGACCCCcccctcaccacccccacccccacccccaccctcaccctcaacCTCTCCGTTAACCCCTGcccttcccccactccaacccaCACCTTTGACCCGATCATTCATCCTATCCCGACCGTCAACCCAACCTTCGACCCCGCCACGACCCCGACGGCCAACCCAGCCGCCGACGCCAACCCAACCTTCGACCCCGCCACGACCCCGACGGCCAACCCAGCCGCCGACGCCAACCCAACCTTCGACCCCGCCACGTCCCCAACGGCCAACCCAGCCTTCGACCCCGCCACGACCCCAGAGGCCAACCCAATCTTTGACAACACGGCCCCAACCGCCGACGCCAACCCAGTCTTCGACCCCGCCACGACCCCAGCAGCCAACACAACCTTCGACCCCACGACCCCAACCGCCAACCCAATCTTCGATGCT TCCACGACCCCAAATGCCAACTCAACCTTCGACCCCACCGCGATCCCGACCGCCAACGCCAACTCAACATTCGGCCCCATCACAGCCTCGACCACCAATGTCAACCGAACGTTCAACCCTGCCACCGACCCAACCTTCAACCTCACCCCGACCCAAAACACCTACCAAACCAACCTCATCCCGACCCAAACCACCGACTCCCACCAAACCTCTGACCTCACTACGACCCCAACTGCCAACACCAACCCGGATTTTGACATCGTCACGACCCGAACTAACAACCCATTCTTCAACCCCACCACGATCTCAACCATCTTCACCAGCCCAATCTTCGATTTCAGTCCAACCCTGGACACCATCGCTGTCCCAGTCTACGACACCACCACAATCCCAGATTCTATCCCCTTCCCATTCTTTGACCTCCACGAGACCTCAGACGCCAATGCCATCCCAACGTTTGACCTCAACACGACCCAAGACGCCATCGCCGTCCCATTCTACGACCCCGTCACGACCCCAGACTCCATCACCACCCCGTTCTTCAACTCGGACGCAACCCCAGATGCCAATGCCAGTTCAACCTTTGACACCAGTGCGTCCCCAGACACCAATGCCAATCCAACCCTTGACCCCAACACAACCCCAGACACCAAGGCTATCGCAGCTCTCAACCCCACCACAAACCAAAGCACCTGCACCATCCCAACAATTAACACTGCCACAGCCCCGCCCACCGACCCCACCCAAATACATCTCCCGGACATCCACTGCCTCGCAAACTTTCCCACAGCCCCAACCTCTGGCCTCAAATCCATCACCAGACCAGACAGCGAAGGCCTTCGAACCTTTGGCCTTGGCACAACACCGCCCACCAACGCCAGCCAAGCCCACGAGCCGCACCTCCACAGCCTCACAAACCATGCCACCCACGATGCCACAAGCCATGACCCAACGTCAACCTCTGACGCCCATGAAGTCCCACCCAGCAAGCCCACCCCCATCCTTACCCGCTTCCTCCACCCCAGCTCAGGCCACAGCAGGGGTGGAATCCCAACTTTCGACCCAGGAAAGAGCCCAACTACTTGGGTCTGA